The proteins below come from a single Saccharopolyspora sp. SCSIO 74807 genomic window:
- a CDS encoding Lrp/AsnC family transcriptional regulator, with amino-acid sequence MSNAIDLDPTDREILFHLRQDGRLTNVELAKRVGLTPPPCLRRVKRLEESGVISGYRAVIDPDALGRGLEVLIEVEVYATDLKTIEAFEDTVSGYEEVIEFRKLFGRPDYFLRVAVADHAAYEAFQTGKLSGLSGVLRITSHLTMKKIKDG; translated from the coding sequence GTGAGCAATGCTATCGACCTGGACCCGACCGACCGTGAAATTTTGTTCCACCTGCGTCAGGACGGTCGGCTGACCAACGTCGAACTGGCCAAGCGGGTGGGGCTGACCCCGCCGCCGTGCCTGCGCCGGGTCAAGCGGCTGGAAGAATCCGGGGTGATCAGCGGGTACCGGGCGGTCATCGACCCGGACGCCCTCGGTCGCGGCTTGGAAGTGCTGATCGAGGTCGAGGTCTACGCCACCGACCTGAAGACCATCGAGGCTTTCGAGGACACCGTGTCCGGCTACGAAGAGGTCATCGAATTCCGCAAGTTGTTCGGCCGCCCCGACTACTTCCTCCGCGTCGCGGTGGCCGATCACGCCGCCTACGAGGCGTTCCAGACCGGCAAGCTCAGCGGTCTGTCCGGCGTCCTGCGGATCACGTCGCACCTGACCATGAAGAAGATCAAAGACGGCTGA
- a CDS encoding zinc-binding dehydrogenase — MRATVIHGAGDVRVEHVPDPKLHEPTDAVVRVLRSCICGSDLWPYGSMGPSQQGERIGHEFLGVVEETGSDVTGLKAGDVVVSPFVWADNTCDFCAEGLQTSCRHGGMWGVGDVDGCQGEAVRVPQAQGTLVKLPVGEDSELLPSLLTLSDVFPTGHHSAVTAGVGPRTSVTVIGDGAVGLCAVLAAKRLGAERIVLMGRHTDRTDLGREFGATDVVAERGAEGAARVRDLTGGDGTHTVLECVGLEPALETALEVVRDGGAVSRVGAPQYEQVPMGAGTFFRNITLTGGVAPARAYVEDLLPDVLIGRVQPGKVFDRTVGLDDVPAGYRAMADREALKVLVQP, encoded by the coding sequence ATGCGAGCGACTGTGATTCACGGTGCCGGTGACGTGCGAGTGGAACACGTGCCGGACCCGAAGCTGCACGAGCCCACCGACGCCGTCGTGCGGGTGCTGCGCTCCTGCATCTGCGGCAGCGACCTGTGGCCGTACGGGTCGATGGGACCTTCGCAGCAGGGCGAGCGCATCGGGCACGAATTCCTCGGCGTCGTCGAAGAGACCGGCTCGGACGTAACCGGGCTCAAGGCTGGAGACGTGGTCGTATCGCCGTTCGTATGGGCGGACAACACCTGCGACTTCTGCGCCGAGGGCCTGCAAACCTCCTGCCGCCACGGCGGAATGTGGGGCGTGGGCGATGTGGACGGTTGCCAGGGCGAGGCCGTGCGCGTCCCGCAAGCTCAAGGCACGTTGGTGAAGCTGCCGGTCGGTGAGGATTCGGAGCTGCTGCCCTCGCTGCTGACGCTGTCCGATGTGTTCCCCACCGGCCACCACAGCGCCGTGACCGCGGGAGTCGGGCCGCGCACGTCGGTGACCGTGATCGGCGACGGCGCGGTCGGGCTCTGCGCGGTGCTGGCGGCCAAGCGGCTCGGCGCCGAGCGGATCGTGCTGATGGGCAGGCACACCGACCGCACCGACCTCGGCCGCGAGTTCGGCGCCACCGACGTCGTCGCGGAGCGGGGCGCGGAGGGCGCCGCGCGGGTGCGCGACCTGACCGGCGGCGACGGCACGCACACCGTGCTGGAATGCGTGGGCTTGGAACCGGCGCTGGAGACCGCGCTCGAGGTGGTCCGGGACGGCGGTGCGGTCAGCCGGGTCGGTGCGCCGCAGTACGAGCAGGTGCCGATGGGCGCGGGCACGTTCTTCCGCAACATCACGCTCACCGGCGGTGTCGCGCCGGCCCGCGCCTACGTGGAGGACCTGCTGCCCGACGTGCTCATCGGCAGGGTCCAGCCCGGCAAGGTGTTCGACCGGACCGTCGGTCTCGACGACGTCCCCGCGGGCTACCGGGCGATGGCCGACCGGGAGGCGCTGAAGGTCCTCGTGCAGCCCTGA
- a CDS encoding acyl-CoA synthetase, whose protein sequence is MAEDESVARARQHAIGDLLHRTARRNPHKLAVVAGEQRFSYAEFDAAVNRTAHALAERGLVKGDRLALLSRNSWQFAVIAFATAKLGVVLVPINFMLTADEIAYILGHSGAGGVIVEDSLGTTAEQALHQADVRGGVRGWIPLGGQDPSPGWESVDPWWQDGPAHAPDVLIADDDPLRLMYTSGTESRPKGAMLSSRSLIAQYVSCIVDGGMSADDVEVHALPMFHCAQLDCFFSTDVYLGATNVILPGPDPAALLATIERERVTKLFCPPTAWISLLRHPDFDKTDLSSLRKGYYGASPMPVEILRELRERLPGVALWNFYGQTEMAPLATILRPHEQLEQAGSAGVAATNVETRIVDERDEPVAPGEVGEIVHRSPHAALGYYDDPDKTAEVFRNGWFHTGDLGTLTADGYLSVVDRKKDMIKTGGENVASREVEEAVYELAGVAEVAVFGIAHPRWVEAVTAVVVLKDGVALTGEDVRTHLSGRLAGFKRPKYVVFTDALPKNPSGKILKRQLRTDYASLSEQDG, encoded by the coding sequence ATGGCCGAAGACGAGTCCGTGGCGCGCGCACGCCAGCACGCGATCGGCGATCTCCTGCACCGGACCGCCCGGCGCAACCCGCACAAGCTCGCCGTGGTGGCCGGTGAGCAGCGGTTCAGCTACGCGGAGTTCGACGCCGCGGTGAACCGGACCGCGCACGCGCTGGCCGAGCGCGGGCTGGTCAAGGGCGACCGGCTGGCGCTGCTGAGCCGCAATTCGTGGCAGTTCGCGGTGATCGCGTTCGCCACCGCGAAGCTGGGCGTGGTGCTGGTGCCGATCAACTTCATGCTCACCGCCGACGAGATCGCCTACATCCTCGGCCATTCCGGGGCCGGCGGCGTGATCGTCGAGGATTCGCTGGGCACCACGGCCGAGCAGGCGCTGCACCAGGCCGATGTCCGCGGTGGCGTCCGCGGCTGGATCCCGCTCGGCGGCCAGGACCCGTCGCCCGGGTGGGAAAGCGTGGACCCCTGGTGGCAGGACGGCCCGGCGCACGCCCCCGACGTGCTCATCGCCGATGACGACCCGCTGCGGCTGATGTACACCTCGGGCACCGAGTCGCGGCCGAAGGGCGCGATGCTCAGCAGCCGCTCGCTGATCGCGCAGTACGTCAGCTGCATCGTCGACGGCGGCATGAGCGCCGACGACGTCGAGGTGCACGCGCTGCCGATGTTCCACTGCGCGCAGCTGGACTGCTTCTTCTCCACCGACGTCTACCTCGGCGCGACCAACGTCATCCTGCCCGGCCCCGACCCGGCGGCGCTGCTGGCGACGATCGAGCGGGAGCGGGTCACCAAGCTGTTCTGCCCGCCTACCGCGTGGATTTCGCTGCTGCGCCACCCGGATTTCGACAAGACGGACTTGTCCAGTCTGCGCAAGGGTTACTACGGCGCGTCGCCGATGCCGGTGGAGATCCTGCGGGAGCTGCGGGAGCGGTTGCCCGGCGTGGCGCTGTGGAACTTCTACGGGCAGACCGAGATGGCCCCGCTGGCCACGATCCTGCGCCCGCACGAGCAGCTGGAACAGGCGGGCAGCGCGGGTGTCGCGGCGACCAATGTGGAGACTCGGATCGTCGACGAGCGCGACGAACCCGTCGCACCGGGCGAGGTCGGGGAGATCGTGCACCGCAGCCCCCATGCCGCGCTGGGCTACTACGACGACCCGGACAAGACCGCGGAGGTCTTCCGCAACGGCTGGTTCCACACCGGCGACCTCGGCACCTTGACCGCGGACGGCTACCTCTCGGTGGTCGACCGGAAGAAGGACATGATCAAAACCGGCGGGGAGAACGTCGCCAGCCGCGAAGTGGAGGAGGCCGTCTACGAACTCGCCGGGGTGGCCGAGGTCGCGGTGTTCGGCATCGCCCACCCGCGTTGGGTCGAGGCGGTCACCGCGGTCGTGGTGCTCAAGGACGGCGTCGCGCTCACCGGCGAGGACGTCCGCACGCACCTTTCCGGCAGGCTGGCCGGGTTCAAGCGGCCGAAGTACGTCGTGTTCACCGATGCGCTGCCGAAGAACCCCAGCGGCAAGATCCTGAAACGGCAGCTGCGCACCGATTACGCGTCACTGTCCGAACAGGACGGATGA
- a CDS encoding pyruvate dehydrogenase encodes MTTVAEQLVHTLRNAGVRRIYGIVGDSLNPIVDAVRRTDGIEWVHVRHEETAAFAAAAEAQVTGELAVCAGSCGPGNLHLINGLYDAHRSGAPVLAIASHIPSAQIGTGFFQETHPDRLFQECSHFSELVSQSGQMPRLLRTAMRTALGRGGVSVLTLPGDVSEQKAAHPGQEQVTLPPSAPVVPREEQLDELAGLLDDSKKVMLFCGAGCAHAHDEVMQLAGRLNAPVGHSLGGKEWIQHDNPYDVGMSGLLGYGACHDAMHEADRVVLLGTDFPYDDFLPQARTVQVDIDPERLGRRTTLDLGVHGDVKATIDGLLPKLAQRTDREFLDRTLHEHARALEKVVDAYTTRIEDHKPIHPEYAASILDDVAADDTVFTVDTGMGNVWASRYFTPNGKRRVVGSFRHGSMANALPHAIGAQLAEPGRQVVSVSGDGGLAMLMGDLLTLAAYDLPVKVVLFNNASLGMVKLEMMVDGLPDYETDHAPVDFSAIAEACGIRSRRVTEPGDVRGALSKSLAEPGPAVVELVTDPNALSIPPKISREMVRGFALAAGKTVLSGGVGKMLDLARSNLRNIPRP; translated from the coding sequence GTGACCACAGTGGCCGAGCAGCTGGTGCACACCTTGCGCAACGCAGGTGTCCGCCGGATCTACGGCATCGTCGGCGACAGCCTCAATCCGATCGTGGACGCGGTGCGCCGCACCGACGGGATCGAGTGGGTCCACGTTCGGCACGAGGAGACCGCGGCGTTCGCGGCCGCCGCCGAGGCCCAGGTCACCGGCGAGCTGGCGGTGTGCGCGGGCAGTTGCGGCCCGGGCAACCTGCACCTGATCAACGGCTTGTACGACGCGCACCGCAGCGGCGCCCCGGTGCTGGCCATCGCCTCGCACATCCCGTCCGCGCAGATCGGCACCGGGTTCTTCCAGGAGACCCACCCCGACCGGTTGTTCCAGGAGTGCAGCCACTTCAGCGAGCTGGTGTCGCAGTCCGGGCAGATGCCGCGGCTGCTGCGCACCGCGATGCGGACCGCGCTGGGGCGCGGTGGCGTGTCGGTGCTGACGCTGCCCGGCGACGTCTCCGAGCAGAAGGCCGCACACCCCGGTCAGGAGCAGGTCACGCTTCCCCCGTCGGCGCCCGTCGTTCCGCGCGAGGAGCAGCTCGACGAACTCGCCGGACTGCTCGACGACAGCAAGAAGGTCATGCTGTTCTGCGGCGCGGGCTGCGCCCACGCGCACGACGAGGTAATGCAGCTGGCCGGGCGGCTGAACGCCCCGGTCGGGCACTCGCTCGGCGGCAAGGAGTGGATCCAGCACGACAATCCTTACGACGTCGGCATGAGCGGGCTGCTCGGTTACGGCGCCTGCCACGACGCGATGCACGAAGCCGACCGGGTCGTGCTGCTGGGCACCGACTTCCCCTACGACGACTTCCTGCCGCAGGCCAGGACCGTGCAGGTGGACATCGATCCGGAGCGGCTGGGTCGGCGCACCACGCTGGACCTCGGCGTGCACGGCGACGTCAAGGCGACGATCGACGGCCTGCTGCCGAAGCTGGCGCAGCGCACCGACCGCGAGTTCCTGGACCGGACGCTGCACGAGCACGCCCGCGCCCTGGAGAAGGTCGTCGACGCCTACACCACCAGGATCGAGGACCACAAACCGATCCACCCGGAGTACGCGGCGTCCATATTGGACGACGTCGCCGCCGACGACACCGTGTTCACAGTGGACACCGGGATGGGCAACGTGTGGGCGTCCCGGTACTTCACTCCGAACGGCAAGCGCCGCGTCGTCGGTTCGTTCCGGCACGGCAGCATGGCCAACGCGCTGCCGCACGCGATCGGGGCGCAGCTGGCCGAGCCCGGCAGGCAGGTCGTCTCGGTCTCCGGCGACGGCGGGCTGGCCATGCTGATGGGCGATCTGCTCACGCTCGCCGCCTACGATCTGCCGGTGAAGGTGGTGCTGTTCAACAACGCCAGCCTCGGCATGGTCAAGCTGGAGATGATGGTCGACGGGCTGCCGGACTACGAGACCGACCACGCGCCGGTCGACTTCAGCGCCATCGCCGAAGCCTGCGGGATCCGCTCGCGGCGGGTGACCGAGCCCGGCGACGTCCGCGGGGCGCTGAGCAAGTCGCTGGCCGAGCCGGGGCCCGCGGTGGTCGAGCTGGTCACCGACCCGAACGCGCTGTCCATCCCGCCCAAGATCAGCCGCGAGATGGTGCGCGGATTCGCGCTGGCCGCGGGCAAAACCGTGCTCAGCGGCGGTGTCGGCAAGATGCTCGACCTGGCGCGCAGCAACCTGCGCAACATCCCGCGGCCGTGA